Proteins encoded by one window of Enterobacter pseudoroggenkampii:
- a CDS encoding methionine ABC transporter permease, with protein MAEDLFPHLKWDQLWAATLETLYMTALSGVATFVLGIVLGLALFLTARGGLFHNRTVYSVISIVVNVFRSIPFIILIVLLIPFTKTVVGTILGANAALPALIVGAAPFYARLVEIALREVDKGVIEATRSMGARLSTLVFRVLLPESSPALVSGITVTLIALVSYSAMAGVIGAGGLGNLAYLEGFQRNHGDVTLVATVTILIIVFIIQFCGDVITSLLDKR; from the coding sequence ATGGCTGAGGATCTCTTTCCGCATCTCAAGTGGGACCAGCTCTGGGCGGCGACGCTGGAGACGCTGTACATGACCGCGCTGTCCGGCGTGGCGACTTTTGTACTGGGTATCGTGCTGGGTCTGGCGCTGTTTTTAACCGCACGCGGCGGGCTGTTCCACAACCGCACGGTCTACAGCGTCATTTCGATTGTGGTGAACGTGTTCCGCTCGATTCCGTTCATCATTCTGATTGTCCTGCTGATCCCGTTCACCAAGACCGTCGTCGGCACCATCCTTGGTGCCAACGCGGCGCTGCCGGCGCTGATTGTGGGTGCCGCACCGTTCTACGCACGCCTGGTGGAGATCGCCCTGCGTGAAGTGGATAAAGGCGTTATAGAAGCAACGCGCTCGATGGGCGCACGACTGAGCACGTTAGTGTTTCGGGTTTTACTGCCGGAATCATCACCTGCACTGGTATCAGGTATTACGGTGACGCTCATTGCGCTGGTGAGCTACAGCGCAATGGCGGGGGTGATTGGCGCCGGTGGGTTGGGAAATCTGGCTTATCTGGAAGGATTCCAGCGCAACCATGGTGACGTCACGCTGGTGGCAACGGTGACCATTTTAATCATCGTTTTCATTATCCAGTTCTGCGGCGATGTCATTACTTCACTGTTAGATAAACGCTAA
- a CDS encoding MetQ/NlpA family ABC transporter substrate-binding protein, producing the protein MKKTLTLIAAATLSALSFASWADTLTVGASNTPHAEILEQAKPILAKQGIDLEIKPFQDYILPNTALAGHDIDANYFQHIPYLNSVLKDHAGDKDYDFVSAGAIHIEPIGIYSKKYKSLKDLPEGGKIIMRDAVSEEGRILSIFEKEGVIKLKPGIDKVTARISDIVENPKKLKFTPNVEASLLPQMYNNNEGDAVVINANYAIDAGLDPVHDPIAVESGENNPYANIITVHRGDEKKKDIVALVNVLHSKEIQDWIRTKYKGAVIPVNN; encoded by the coding sequence ATGAAAAAGACACTGACACTGATCGCTGCCGCAACCCTGAGCGCCCTGAGCTTCGCTTCCTGGGCTGACACCCTGACCGTGGGCGCATCCAACACGCCGCACGCCGAAATTCTGGAGCAGGCAAAGCCGATTCTGGCGAAGCAGGGGATCGACCTGGAGATTAAACCGTTCCAGGACTACATTCTGCCGAACACCGCGCTGGCGGGTCATGACATCGACGCGAACTATTTCCAGCACATTCCTTACCTGAACAGCGTGCTGAAAGATCATGCGGGCGATAAAGACTACGATTTTGTCAGTGCGGGCGCGATCCACATTGAGCCAATCGGCATCTACTCCAAAAAATACAAGTCGCTGAAAGACCTGCCGGAAGGCGGCAAAATCATCATGCGTGACGCGGTTTCTGAAGAGGGGCGTATTCTCTCTATCTTCGAAAAAGAGGGCGTGATCAAGCTGAAGCCGGGCATCGATAAAGTGACCGCACGCATCAGCGATATCGTCGAGAACCCGAAAAAGCTGAAGTTCACGCCTAACGTTGAAGCGTCTCTGCTGCCGCAGATGTACAACAACAACGAAGGCGACGCGGTGGTGATTAACGCCAACTATGCGATTGACGCGGGTCTGGATCCGGTTCACGACCCGATTGCGGTTGAGAGCGGTGAAAACAACCCGTATGCCAACATCATCACCGTGCATCGCGGTGACGAGAAGAAGAAAGACATCGTCGCGCTGGTGAACGTGCTGCACTCAAAAGAGATTCAGGACTGGATCCGCACCAAGTACAAAGGCGCGGTCATTCCAGTAAACAACTAA
- the fumD gene encoding fumarate hydratase FumD, giving the protein MGNVTKDEALYQEMCRVVGKVVLEMRDLGQEPKHIVIAGVLRTALANQRVKRSELTTEAMETVVKALAG; this is encoded by the coding sequence ATGGGTAACGTGACCAAAGATGAAGCGCTGTACCAGGAGATGTGCCGGGTGGTCGGGAAGGTGGTGCTTGAGATGCGTGATTTAGGGCAGGAGCCAAAGCATATTGTCATTGCCGGAGTCCTGCGTACCGCGCTGGCGAACCAGCGCGTGAAACGCAGTGAATTGACTACCGAAGCGATGGAAACGGTGGTTAAAGCGCTGGCCGGGTAA
- a CDS encoding amino acid ABC transporter permease produces the protein MIAGLNVITDNLDYLLWGRAATGEPGGVLLSLMMAIGAAVIALPGGIVLACLAWRFTGLVRKTLFLWAELIRGIPLIFVIFWMWYLLPLITGGDLPGALTVTLALAWFTAATVMHSVLAGLNALPSGQYEAALSQGFSTQQTLWRVLLPQALRNILPSLVGIFISLLKDTSLAFIVNVPELTTVAGQVNNRVQIYPAAIFIFTGVVYYLLCCSLEQLAKRWRLTRPAL, from the coding sequence ATGATTGCCGGACTTAATGTCATCACCGATAACCTCGATTATCTGCTGTGGGGACGCGCGGCAACGGGTGAACCGGGGGGCGTGTTGCTCTCGTTGATGATGGCGATTGGGGCCGCCGTCATTGCTCTGCCCGGTGGGATAGTGCTCGCGTGTCTGGCCTGGCGCTTTACCGGGCTCGTGCGCAAGACCCTCTTTTTGTGGGCAGAGCTGATTCGCGGTATCCCGCTCATCTTCGTAATTTTCTGGATGTGGTATCTCCTGCCGCTCATTACCGGGGGCGATCTGCCGGGGGCGCTGACCGTCACGCTGGCGCTGGCCTGGTTTACGGCGGCTACCGTAATGCACTCGGTACTGGCCGGACTTAATGCGCTACCGTCCGGGCAGTACGAAGCCGCACTGTCACAGGGATTCAGCACGCAGCAAACCCTGTGGCGCGTGCTGCTGCCGCAGGCGCTGAGGAACATTCTGCCGTCGCTGGTGGGGATTTTTATCAGCCTGCTGAAGGATACGTCGTTGGCGTTTATCGTGAACGTCCCGGAACTGACCACGGTGGCGGGACAGGTCAACAACCGGGTGCAAATCTACCCGGCGGCCATTTTTATCTTTACGGGCGTGGTCTACTACCTGCTCTGCTGCTCGCTTGAGCAGCTTGCGAAGCGCTGGCGTCTTACCCGGCCAGCGCTTTAA
- a CDS encoding amino acid ABC transporter permease, translated as MPALDWQGVLTGQPLQWILSGFLTTLWVTLAGMMLASLLALLFMLLRLSGGRLGNVVVSSWVSLFRNTPLLVQLLFWYFAAWNGLPQAFRDAVNADHSWSILPGDVWWFTPEFLCSAWGLGVFTSAFLIEEVESGLRSVPAGQREAALAQGFSAWRLFRYILLPQGLANAWQPVVGQYLNLMKLSSLASGIGFAELTYQVRQIESYNAHALEAFTFGTALYLLTGLVMGMVLVRIGPEAKRKRPNVATSGSEKHDCRT; from the coding sequence ATGCCCGCGCTCGACTGGCAGGGGGTACTGACCGGACAGCCTCTGCAGTGGATACTCTCCGGATTCCTCACCACACTGTGGGTAACGCTTGCCGGGATGATGCTGGCCAGCCTGCTTGCATTGCTCTTTATGCTTCTGCGCCTTTCCGGCGGACGCCTCGGGAACGTGGTCGTCAGCAGCTGGGTGTCGCTGTTTCGCAATACGCCGCTGCTGGTGCAACTGCTGTTCTGGTATTTTGCCGCCTGGAACGGTCTACCGCAGGCGTTCCGCGACGCGGTGAACGCGGATCACAGCTGGTCAATTCTGCCCGGCGACGTCTGGTGGTTTACGCCCGAATTTTTATGTTCTGCCTGGGGGTTGGGTGTCTTTACCTCGGCGTTTTTAATTGAAGAGGTGGAGTCGGGCTTACGTTCCGTGCCTGCCGGACAGCGGGAGGCAGCGCTCGCTCAGGGATTCTCCGCGTGGCGCCTGTTTCGCTACATCCTGCTGCCGCAGGGGCTGGCCAACGCCTGGCAGCCGGTCGTTGGCCAGTACCTTAATCTGATGAAGCTCTCCTCGCTCGCCAGCGGGATTGGCTTCGCCGAGCTGACCTATCAGGTCAGGCAGATTGAGAGCTATAACGCGCACGCGCTGGAAGCATTTACCTTCGGAACCGCACTCTATCTGCTGACCGGCCTGGTCATGGGGATGGTGCTGGTTCGCATTGGACCTGAAGCGAAACGTAAACGCCCAAACGTCGCCACCTCAGGGAGTGAAAAACATGATTGCCGGACTTAA
- a CDS encoding amino acid ABC transporter ATP-binding protein: MLSGLFSHSAAGAADFSHLEQASVEFRHVDKRYGDHQVLNDINLTITPGEVVAILGPSGSGKSTLIRLINQLETLSGGEILIDNKPTGKLSGTGLRQLRSRVGFVFQQFNLYAHLTASQNITLALEHVHGWKPQPAQERALALLEKVGMLEKAHHFPAELSGGQQQRVAIARALASSPQIILFDEPTSALDPEMIGEVLFVMKALAHSGITMIVVTHEMQFAREIADRVVFIDGGQILEIAPPAQFFSRPSHPRAQRFLQKVLNPLHQEHL; the protein is encoded by the coding sequence ATGCTCTCAGGTTTATTTTCACACTCCGCGGCCGGCGCCGCGGATTTTTCACATCTGGAACAGGCCAGCGTCGAGTTTCGTCATGTGGACAAACGCTACGGTGACCATCAGGTTTTAAACGACATTAATCTCACCATCACCCCCGGTGAAGTGGTCGCCATCCTCGGCCCGTCGGGTTCCGGTAAATCCACCCTGATTCGTCTCATCAACCAGCTTGAAACCCTGAGCGGCGGGGAGATTCTGATCGATAACAAGCCTACCGGAAAGCTCTCCGGTACCGGGCTGCGTCAGCTGCGTAGCCGCGTGGGGTTTGTGTTCCAGCAGTTCAATCTTTACGCCCATCTCACCGCCAGCCAGAACATCACCCTGGCACTGGAGCACGTTCACGGCTGGAAGCCACAGCCTGCCCAGGAGCGCGCGCTGGCCCTGCTGGAGAAGGTCGGGATGCTGGAAAAAGCCCATCATTTTCCGGCAGAGCTTTCCGGCGGGCAGCAGCAGCGCGTCGCGATTGCCCGTGCCCTGGCCTCTTCACCGCAAATCATCCTGTTCGATGAGCCCACATCGGCGCTGGATCCGGAGATGATTGGTGAAGTGCTGTTTGTGATGAAAGCTCTCGCCCACAGCGGGATCACGATGATTGTCGTAACCCATGAGATGCAGTTCGCCCGGGAGATTGCCGACAGAGTCGTCTTTATCGACGGGGGGCAAATTCTGGAAATTGCGCCGCCGGCGCAATTTTTCAGTCGGCCCTCGCATCCGCGCGCGCAGCGGTTCCTGCAAAAGGTGCTCAACCCGCTGCATCAGGAGCATCTGTAA
- a CDS encoding ABC transporter substrate-binding protein, with the protein MAANMKGFTKRTLVLGLLAAGSLLSAQAQADQLADIKAAGVVKVATFDANPPFGSIDAKTHEIVGYDVDFAKALAKSLGVKLELVATNPANRIPLLQSGKADLIVADITITPERAQVIDFSTPYFVTGQQFLVPVKSPDKLDDYSRARIGAVKGTTGEQALHQRFPQSRVLSYDDIPLALTALRNGNVQAITQDSTILAGLLAQAPDKANFKILPDLLSKEEIGVGVKKGETALLKAVNDELVNLEKNGQAAKIYDVWFGPNTPAPQPRAFKIEAR; encoded by the coding sequence ATGGCAGCAAACATGAAAGGGTTTACCAAACGGACACTGGTTCTGGGATTACTGGCGGCGGGGAGCCTGCTTTCAGCGCAGGCACAGGCCGATCAGCTGGCGGATATTAAGGCCGCAGGGGTGGTGAAAGTGGCCACGTTTGACGCCAACCCGCCGTTTGGCTCGATTGATGCCAAAACGCACGAGATCGTGGGTTACGACGTGGACTTCGCCAAAGCGCTGGCAAAATCGCTCGGCGTGAAGCTTGAACTGGTTGCCACCAATCCGGCCAACCGTATTCCGCTGCTGCAGTCCGGGAAAGCAGACCTGATCGTGGCAGATATCACCATCACCCCGGAACGCGCGCAGGTGATTGATTTCTCGACGCCTTACTTCGTCACCGGCCAGCAGTTCCTCGTTCCGGTGAAATCACCGGACAAGCTCGATGACTATAGCCGGGCGCGCATTGGCGCGGTCAAAGGCACGACGGGCGAGCAGGCGCTGCACCAGCGTTTCCCGCAGTCCCGCGTCCTCTCTTATGACGACATTCCCCTGGCGTTGACCGCACTGCGCAATGGTAACGTCCAGGCCATTACCCAGGACAGCACCATTCTGGCCGGTCTGCTGGCGCAGGCGCCGGATAAAGCGAACTTCAAAATCCTGCCCGATCTGCTCAGTAAAGAAGAGATTGGCGTGGGGGTGAAGAAAGGTGAAACGGCGCTGCTGAAGGCCGTTAACGACGAGCTGGTTAATCTCGAGAAGAACGGTCAGGCAGCAAAAATCTACGATGTCTGGTTTGGCCCAAACACGCCTGCCCCGCAGCCTCGCGCCTTTAAAATAGAAGCCAGATAA
- a CDS encoding MBL fold metallo-hydrolase, producing the protein MITLCKTCGTAYDTRPEKCPICEDERQYVPSTGQAWTDLDTVTATHSNKWQQLEPRLFGIKTVPAFAINQRALLLQTPHGNILWDCIANLDPATKTLITALGGISAIAISHPHYYTTMQEWAAAYDAPVYLHASDSEWVMRDSPAIHFWEGDALEIFPSVTLLRLGGHFAGGTVLHWQEGDGVLLAGDILQVTPGKDAVSFMWSYPNYLPLPARTVASVVNHLEGRTFERLYGAFEGQNILANADEIVQRSGQKYIACLK; encoded by the coding sequence ATGATTACACTCTGTAAAACCTGCGGAACGGCTTACGATACACGGCCTGAGAAATGCCCGATCTGCGAGGATGAACGCCAGTATGTCCCCAGCACGGGGCAGGCGTGGACCGATCTCGATACCGTCACCGCCACGCATAGCAACAAATGGCAGCAGCTGGAGCCGCGATTGTTTGGGATCAAAACGGTCCCGGCGTTTGCGATCAACCAGCGGGCGCTGCTGCTGCAAACGCCCCACGGCAATATTCTCTGGGACTGTATCGCCAACCTCGACCCCGCAACCAAAACGCTCATTACCGCCCTCGGCGGCATCAGCGCGATTGCGATTTCACATCCGCACTATTACACCACGATGCAGGAGTGGGCTGCGGCGTATGATGCGCCGGTGTACCTGCACGCCAGCGACAGCGAGTGGGTGATGCGCGACAGCCCGGCCATTCATTTCTGGGAGGGGGATGCGCTGGAGATTTTCCCGTCGGTCACCTTGCTGCGTCTGGGGGGGCATTTTGCCGGGGGAACGGTGCTGCACTGGCAGGAGGGGGACGGGGTGCTGCTGGCGGGCGATATTCTGCAGGTCACGCCGGGTAAAGACGCCGTCTCGTTTATGTGGAGCTACCCGAACTATCTTCCACTGCCGGCCCGCACCGTGGCGTCGGTCGTGAATCATCTGGAAGGCAGAACGTTTGAACGTCTGTACGGCGCGTTCGAAGGGCAGAACATCCTCGCTAACGCGGACGAAATTGTGCAGCGCTCGGGCCAGAAATATATTGCTTGTCTGAAGTAA
- a CDS encoding carbonic anhydrase produces the protein MQHIIEGFLSFQKEIFPQRKELFRSLASSQNPKALFISCSDSRLVPELVTQQEPGQLFVIRNAGNIVPPFGPEPGGVSATIEYAVVALGVTDIVICGHSNCGAMKAIADNANLEPMPAVSHWLRYSDAAKAVVEKKTWDKPIDKVNAMVQENVFAQLSNIKTHPSVAVGLRNNSIRLHGWVYDIESGEILALNKETKTFVSLSENPEVFFE, from the coding sequence ATGCAACATATCATTGAAGGTTTTCTCAGCTTTCAAAAAGAGATTTTCCCGCAACGTAAAGAACTCTTCCGCAGTTTAGCGTCCAGCCAGAATCCCAAAGCGCTGTTCATCTCATGCTCCGACAGCCGTCTGGTCCCGGAACTTGTCACCCAGCAAGAGCCAGGACAACTCTTTGTCATTCGTAATGCTGGCAACATCGTGCCGCCGTTCGGACCCGAGCCTGGCGGTGTGTCCGCTACCATCGAATACGCCGTTGTGGCGCTGGGCGTCACGGATATCGTGATTTGTGGTCACTCCAACTGCGGCGCGATGAAGGCGATTGCCGATAACGCGAACCTGGAGCCGATGCCTGCCGTGTCACACTGGCTGCGCTATTCCGACGCGGCGAAAGCCGTGGTGGAGAAAAAAACCTGGGATAAGCCGATCGATAAGGTCAATGCGATGGTGCAGGAGAACGTGTTTGCGCAACTGAGCAACATTAAGACCCATCCTTCCGTCGCGGTGGGCCTGCGTAATAACTCCATCCGACTGCACGGCTGGGTGTACGACATTGAAAGCGGCGAAATCCTCGCCCTGAATAAAGAGACGAAAACCTTCGTTTCGCTGTCGGAAAACCCGGAAGTCTTCTTCGAGTAA
- a CDS encoding FAD-NAD(P)-binding protein yields the protein MKKIAIIGSGPTGIYTFYALLKNAQPLSVSVFEQSDEAGVGMPYNDDDNSRLMLANIASIEIPPIFMTYLDWLKGQSEAHLARFKVDKARLHDRQFLPRLLLGEYFRDSFRSIVKEAKKRGFQVDVHESAQVTDIVPSKEGVTLSVNGSAFPERFDLAVIATGHVWPEEDEATRTFFPSPWSGLMDASIPPCRVGIMGTSLSGLDAAMAVVMQHGAFRDDKFVLNKGCEALKIVLMSRTGILPEADFYCPIPYEPLSVLTERVVESEVAKGPDGLLDRIFVLMVKELQLADPAWSEKMSLHTLNADTLREAWFEDRKRHGPFTWAEDNLKEVEKNKRERRTVAWRYTVLRLHEVVQEIVPHLTDRDVERFKQGLARVFIDNYAAIPPQSIRRLLALREAGIISVAALGDDYTLDVGRDQTVITTKETVYRFDVFIDARGQKPLKTKDLPFPTLRKQLEATGDEIPDIGEDYTLKAPDTVRGRITFGAIPWLMHDRPFVQGLAECAEIAEAMAQAAEKPASGVRRRLPYFEN from the coding sequence ATGAAGAAAATCGCCATTATCGGTTCCGGCCCAACAGGGATTTATACCTTTTACGCCCTTCTTAAAAACGCGCAGCCGCTTTCGGTCTCCGTCTTTGAACAAAGTGATGAAGCGGGCGTGGGTATGCCCTATAACGACGACGATAACTCTCGTCTGATGCTGGCAAATATCGCAAGTATTGAAATCCCACCCATTTTTATGACCTACCTCGACTGGCTCAAGGGCCAGAGCGAAGCCCATCTGGCACGCTTTAAGGTTGATAAAGCCCGCCTGCATGACCGACAGTTCCTGCCCCGGCTCCTGCTGGGTGAGTATTTCCGCGACAGCTTTCGGTCCATCGTAAAAGAGGCGAAAAAACGGGGATTTCAGGTTGATGTCCATGAATCCGCCCAGGTCACCGATATCGTGCCCTCGAAAGAAGGCGTTACGCTTTCCGTCAACGGCAGCGCCTTTCCTGAACGCTTCGACCTTGCGGTTATCGCCACCGGCCACGTCTGGCCAGAGGAGGATGAAGCCACGCGCACGTTCTTCCCCAGCCCGTGGTCCGGTCTGATGGACGCCAGTATTCCTCCCTGTCGCGTCGGTATTATGGGGACATCGTTAAGCGGTCTCGACGCGGCCATGGCGGTCGTAATGCAGCACGGTGCGTTTCGCGATGATAAATTTGTGCTGAATAAAGGCTGCGAGGCGCTGAAGATTGTCCTGATGTCCCGGACAGGCATTCTGCCGGAAGCCGATTTTTACTGCCCTATTCCTTACGAGCCGCTGTCGGTATTGACCGAACGCGTGGTGGAAAGCGAGGTTGCCAAAGGACCGGATGGCCTGCTCGATCGTATCTTTGTCCTGATGGTCAAAGAGCTTCAGCTCGCTGACCCTGCGTGGAGCGAGAAAATGTCTCTGCATACGCTGAATGCGGACACCCTTCGTGAGGCATGGTTTGAGGATCGTAAACGGCACGGTCCCTTTACCTGGGCGGAAGATAACCTGAAAGAAGTTGAGAAAAATAAACGCGAACGCCGTACCGTGGCCTGGCGCTATACCGTGCTTCGGCTGCATGAAGTGGTTCAGGAGATCGTTCCCCATCTCACCGATCGAGACGTTGAACGCTTCAAACAGGGGCTGGCTCGGGTATTTATCGACAACTATGCCGCCATCCCTCCGCAGTCTATCCGCAGGCTGCTCGCGCTTCGCGAAGCCGGCATCATCAGCGTGGCCGCGCTCGGTGACGACTACACGCTGGATGTTGGCAGAGATCAAACGGTGATAACCACAAAAGAGACCGTTTACCGCTTCGACGTTTTTATTGATGCGCGCGGGCAAAAGCCGCTCAAAACGAAAGATCTGCCCTTCCCGACGCTGCGAAAACAGCTGGAAGCGACCGGCGATGAGATACCCGATATCGGCGAGGATTACACCTTAAAAGCGCCTGACACCGTTCGCGGGCGCATCACCTTCGGTGCGATACCGTGGCTGATGCACGATCGTCCCTTCGTTCAGGGGCTGGCGGAGTGTGCAGAGATTGCAGAGGCGATGGCGCAAGCGGCGGAAAAACCCGCGTCGGGGGTGCGGCGGAGATTGCCCTATTTTGAAAACTGA
- the mdtK gene encoding MdtK family multidrug efflux MATE transporter, producing the protein MQKYMNEARQLLALAIPVIIAQVAQTAMGFVDTVMAGGYSATDMAAVAIGTSIWLPAILFGHGLLLALTPVIAQLNGSGRRERIAHQVRQGFWLAGFVSVLIMVVLWNAGHIIRAMHNIDPALADKAVGYLRALLWGAPGYLFFQVARNQCEGLAKTKPGMVMGFIGLLVNIPVNYIFIYGHFGMPELGGVGCGVATAAVYWVMFFSMLTFVKHARSMRDIRNENRFSTPDWSIMTRLVQLGLPIALALFFEVTLFAVVALLVSPLGIVNVAGHQIALNFSSLMFVLPMSLAAAVTIRVGFRLGQGSTLDAQTAARTGLGVGVCMAICTALFTVALREQIALLYNDNPEVVTLASHLMLLAAIYQISDSIQVIGSGVLRGYKDTRSIFFITFIAYWVLGLPCGYILALTDLVVDRMGPAGFWMGFIIGLTSAAIMMMMRMRFLQRQPSTIILQRAAR; encoded by the coding sequence GTGCAGAAGTACATGAATGAAGCGCGCCAGTTATTGGCACTGGCTATACCAGTGATCATCGCGCAAGTGGCCCAGACCGCAATGGGATTTGTGGATACGGTAATGGCAGGTGGCTACAGCGCCACCGATATGGCGGCCGTGGCTATCGGTACGTCAATCTGGCTTCCGGCCATCCTGTTCGGCCACGGTCTGCTGCTCGCGCTCACGCCAGTTATCGCTCAGCTCAATGGCTCGGGTCGTCGCGAGCGCATTGCCCATCAGGTCCGTCAGGGGTTCTGGCTGGCAGGGTTTGTCTCCGTGCTGATCATGGTCGTGCTCTGGAACGCGGGCCATATCATCCGCGCTATGCATAACATTGACCCGGCCCTGGCGGATAAAGCCGTGGGCTATCTACGTGCCCTGCTTTGGGGTGCGCCCGGCTACCTCTTTTTCCAGGTAGCGCGTAACCAGTGTGAAGGCCTGGCGAAAACCAAGCCCGGGATGGTGATGGGTTTTATCGGGCTGCTGGTCAACATCCCGGTTAACTATATCTTTATCTACGGTCATTTCGGGATGCCGGAACTGGGCGGCGTCGGCTGCGGCGTGGCGACAGCAGCCGTTTACTGGGTGATGTTCTTCTCGATGCTTACCTTCGTGAAGCACGCCCGCTCCATGCGCGACATTCGCAACGAGAACAGATTCAGCACGCCGGACTGGAGCATCATGACGCGTCTGGTGCAGTTAGGGTTGCCGATTGCCCTTGCGCTGTTCTTTGAGGTGACCCTGTTTGCCGTGGTTGCCCTGCTGGTCTCCCCGCTGGGCATTGTGAACGTGGCCGGGCACCAGATTGCGCTGAACTTCAGCTCCCTGATGTTCGTCCTGCCAATGTCGCTGGCCGCGGCAGTGACGATTCGCGTGGGCTTCCGCCTGGGACAAGGTTCGACGCTCGATGCGCAAACCGCCGCGCGGACCGGACTGGGCGTCGGCGTCTGCATGGCCATTTGCACAGCGCTTTTCACCGTGGCGCTGCGCGAGCAGATTGCCCTGCTCTATAACGACAATCCGGAAGTCGTTACGCTGGCATCGCACCTGATGCTGCTGGCTGCGATTTACCAGATTTCGGACTCCATCCAGGTGATTGGCAGCGGCGTGCTGCGCGGTTATAAAGACACGCGCTCCATTTTCTTTATCACCTTCATCGCCTACTGGGTACTGGGTCTGCCGTGTGGTTATATTCTGGCCCTGACCGACCTTGTGGTTGACCGCATGGGACCGGCGGGGTTCTGGATGGGCTTTATCATTGGCCTGACGTCGGCGGCGATTATGATGATGATGCGCATGCGCTTCCTGCAGCGCCAGCCGTCAACGATCATTTTGCAACGCGCTGCCCGTTAA
- a CDS encoding riboflavin synthase, with amino-acid sequence MFTGIVQGTAKVVSIDEKPNFRTHVVELPEYMLEGIETGASIAHNGCCLTVTEINGNQISFDLMKETLRITNLGELAVGDTVNVERAAKFSDEIGGHLMSGHIMTTAEVAKIVTSENNRQIWFKMQDPSLMKYILYKGFIGIDGISLTVGEVTPTRFCVHLIPETLQRTTLGAKKLGHRVNIEIDPQTQAVVDTVERVLAAKEAAIIKTTEEE; translated from the coding sequence ATGTTTACTGGTATTGTGCAGGGCACCGCCAAAGTGGTGTCCATTGATGAAAAACCTAATTTCCGTACTCATGTTGTTGAGCTGCCGGAATATATGCTTGAAGGCATTGAAACCGGTGCGTCGATTGCGCATAACGGCTGCTGCCTGACCGTGACCGAAATTAACGGCAACCAGATTAGCTTTGATTTAATGAAAGAGACGCTGCGCATCACCAACCTGGGCGAGCTGGCGGTGGGCGATACCGTCAACGTTGAACGCGCGGCGAAGTTCAGCGATGAGATTGGCGGCCATTTGATGTCGGGGCACATCATGACCACTGCCGAAGTGGCGAAAATCGTGACCTCGGAAAATAACCGTCAAATCTGGTTTAAAATGCAGGATCCGTCATTAATGAAATACATCCTCTATAAAGGATTTATTGGCATCGATGGGATTAGCCTGACGGTGGGGGAAGTGACGCCAACGCGTTTTTGCGTGCATTTAATTCCTGAAACGCTGCAGCGCACCACGCTGGGCGCCAAAAAACTGGGGCATCGCGTGAATATCGAAATCGATCCGCAAACCCAGGCGGTGGTGGATACGGTTGAGCGCGTGCTGGCAGCAAAAGAAGCCGCAATAATAAAGACCACTGAAGAAGAATAA